In Pseudohongiella acticola, the sequence AGCCGATTCTGATCCAGCCCCACTGCCAGTCGGCGTGGATTGCCGCCCTGACCGCCATCCACCAGTGCCTGTATTTCCACCAGCAGGGGTCGGGTGCCTTCCCATAACACCATCACCAGTGAACCGGGGCTTTCCTCTTCCGTACGCGCCAGGAAGATCGCGGACGGATTCTTGACTTCCTTCAGACCCTTTTCGGTCATGGCAAACACGCCCAGCTCGTTCACTGCGCCAAAACGGTTCTTCTGGCCACGCAAGGTGCGATAACGGGTGTCGCTGCCACCTTCCAGCATGATGAAACAGTCAATCATGTGCTCCAGTACTTTGGGGCCGGCCAACGTGCCGTCTTTGGTCACGTGCCCGACCAGAAACAGCACGGTACCGGTCTGCTTGGCATAACGGATCAGGTAGGCGGCGCATTCACGCACCTGCGATACACTGCCCGGCGCCGACGGCACCTCACCGCTGTGCATGACCTGAATAGAGTCAACCACCAATAGTCGGGGCTGCACCTGCGACGCCAGTTCACAGATGGTTTCGACCTGGGTTTCCGCCAGCATTTTCAGATTCTTTTCCGGCAGGCCCAGACGCTTGGCGCGCATGCCCACCTGCTGCAGGGATTCCTCACCGGTCACGTACATGGCCGGCATCTGCTGAGCCAGCATACACATCACCTGCAACAACAAAGTACTTTTGCCAGCACCGGGGTTACCGCCAATCAGAATCGCCGATCCGGGCACCAGGCCACCGCCCAGCACACGATCCAGTTCCAGCATGGTGGACGAGAAGCGCGGCACCGCAGCGACATCAATCTCAGACAGGTCCTGCACCGCCTCGGACAGCACACCGGCATACCCCTGGCGGCGGAAGTCGGCCTGCACCGACGGCGACTGATTGCTTGCGCCCACACTGATACGCGTCAGCGTATTCCACTCTTTGCAGGCCACGCACTGGCCCTGCCATTTGCCATGTTCAGTGCCGCAATCACTGCACACATAGGCGGTTTTGGTTTTTGTGGTCTTGGCCATAAAAAAATCAGTTACTGATAAATGAATTTAACGCGCGAGGTGACCTGACAGAACAGCTCGTAGGCAATGGTCTGGCACAGATCGGCGATACGTTCGGCCGGCAACTGACTGCCCCAGCCCTGCCCCCACAATAACACCTCATCACCAGGCACGGCGGGTATACCGGTGAGATCAACCGTCAGCATGTCCATGGACACGCGACCGGCCAGCGGCGCCTCGTACACCTTGCCGGCAGCATGGATCAACACCGGCGTGCCTGACGGTGCATGGCGCGGATAACCATCGCCATAACCGATACCGATAATGCCAACGCGCATGTCCTGCTGACAGTGA encodes:
- the radA gene encoding DNA repair protein RadA; the protein is MAKTTKTKTAYVCSDCGTEHGKWQGQCVACKEWNTLTRISVGASNQSPSVQADFRRQGYAGVLSEAVQDLSEIDVAAVPRFSSTMLELDRVLGGGLVPGSAILIGGNPGAGKSTLLLQVMCMLAQQMPAMYVTGEESLQQVGMRAKRLGLPEKNLKMLAETQVETICELASQVQPRLLVVDSIQVMHSGEVPSAPGSVSQVRECAAYLIRYAKQTGTVLFLVGHVTKDGTLAGPKVLEHMIDCFIMLEGGSDTRYRTLRGQKNRFGAVNELGVFAMTEKGLKEVKNPSAIFLARTEEESPGSLVMVLWEGTRPLLVEIQALVDGGQGGNPRRLAVGLDQNRLGMLLAVLHRHGGLYMADQDVFVNVVGGVKVSETGADLALLLAIVSSFRDRALPHELVVFGEVGLAGEIRPVPSGQERLQEAAKHGFRKAIVPKANCPKSPIAGMEIIGVTKLSEALAAL